A portion of the Jaculus jaculus isolate mJacJac1 chromosome 5, mJacJac1.mat.Y.cur, whole genome shotgun sequence genome contains these proteins:
- the Tp73 gene encoding tumor protein p73 isoform X6, with translation MPVYKKAEHVTDIVKRCPNHELGRDFNEGQSAPASHLIRVEGNSLSQYVDDPVTGRQSVVVPYEPPQVGTEFTTILYNFMCNSSCVGGMNRRPILVIITLETRDGQVLGRRSFEGRICACPGRDRKADEDHYREQQALSESATKNGAASKRAFKQSPPAIPALSASVKKRRHGDEDMYYMHVRGRENFEFLMKIKESLELMELVPQPLVDSYRQQQQQQLLQRPSHLQSPSYGPVLSPMNKVHGGVNKLPSVNQLVGQPPPHSSAAGPNLGSMGPGILNSHSHAMPANGEMNGGHSSQSMVSGSHCTPPPPYHADPSLVSFLTGLGCPNCIEYFTSQGLQNIYHLQNLTIEDLGALKIPDQYRMTIWRGLQDLKQGHDCGQQLLRSSSNAATISIGGSGELQRQRVMEAVHFRVRHTITIPNRGGPGGVAGPDEWADFGFDLPDCKSRKQPIKEEFSESESH, from the exons ATGCCTGTCTACAAAAAGGCAGAGCATGTGACTGACATCGTGAAGCGTTGCCCCAATCACGAACTCGGCAGGGACTTCAATGAAG GACAGTCTGCCCCGGCCAGTCACCTCATCCGGGTAGAAGGGAACAGCCTCTCCCAGTACGTGGACGACCCTGTCACTGGCAGGCAGAGTGTTGTGGTGCCTTATGAGCCCCCACAG GTGGGGACAGAATTCACCACCATCCTGTACAACTTCATGTGCAACAGCAGCTGTGTGGGGGGCATGAACCGGCGGCCCATCCTCGTCATCATCACCCTGGAGACCCGGGA TGGACAGGTGCTGGGTCGCCGGTCCTTTGAGGGTCGTATCTGTGCCTGTCCTGGCCGTGACCGCAAAGCTGACGAGGACCACTACCGGGAGCAGCAGGCCCTGAGTGAGAGTGCCACGAAGAACGGGGCTGCAAGCAAGCGCG CGTTCAAGCAGAGCCCCCCTGCCATCCCCGCCCTGAGTGCCAGTGTGAAGAAGAGGCGGCACGGGGATGAAGACATGTACTACATGCAT GTGCGGGGTCGGGAGAACTTTGAGTTCCTGATGAAGATCAAAGAGAGCTTGGAGCTGATGGAGCTCGTGCCACAGCCGCTGGTGGACTCCTaccgacagcagcagcagcagcagctcctacAGAGGCC GAGCCACCTGCAGTCTCCTTCCTATGGGCCTGTCCTTTCCCCCATGAACAAGGTACACGGCGGTGTCAACAAACTGCCGTCTGTTAACCAGCTGGTGGGTCAGCCTCCCCCGCACAGCTCCGCGGCCGGGCCCAATCTGGGGTCAATGG GCCCTGGGATACTCAACAGCCACAGTCATGCCATGCCGGCCAACGGTGAGATGAATGGTGGCCACAGCTCCCAGTCCATGGTCTCTGGATCCCACTGCACCCCGCCACCCCCCTACCATGCCGACCCCAGCCTTGTCAG TTTCTTAACAGGATTGGGGTGTCCAAACTGCATCGAGTATTTCACCTCCCAAGGGCTACAGAACATCTATCACCTGCAGAACCTAACCATCGAG GACCTCGGGGCCCTGAAGATCCCTGACCAGTACCGTATGACCATCTGGAGAGGCCTGCAAGATCTGAAGCAGGGCCATGACTGCGGCCAGCAGCTGCTACGCTCCAGCAGCAACGCAGCCACCATCTCCATCGGCGGCTCTGGTGAGCTGCAGCGGCAGCGGGTCATGGAGGCTGTGCATTTCCGTGTGCGCCACACCATCACCATCCCCAACCGCGGAGGCCCCGGTGGGGTGGCCGGACCCGATGAGTGGGCGGACTTTGGCTTTGACCTGCCTGACTGCAAGTCCCGCAAGCAGCCCATCAAAGAGGAGTTCTCCGAGAGCGAGAGCCACTGA